In Euphorbia lathyris chromosome 9, ddEupLath1.1, whole genome shotgun sequence, the following are encoded in one genomic region:
- the LOC136205888 gene encoding glutamate dehydrogenase B codes for MNALVATNRNFKLAARLLGLDSKLEKSLLIPFREIKVECTIPKDDGTLASFVGFRVQHDNARGPMKGGIRYHPEVDPDEVNALAQLMTWKTAVANIPYGGAKGGIGCNPGDLSISELERLTRVFTQKIHDLIGIHIDVPAPDMGTGPQTMAWILDEYSKFHGHSPAVVTGKPIDLGGSLGRDAATGRGVLFAIQALLNEHGKSISGQRFVIQGFGNVGSWAAQLIHEQGGKVVAVSDITGAIRNKNGIDITRLLKHTKEQKGVKGFDNADSIDPSSILVEDCDVLIPAALGGVINRDNANDVKAKFIIEAANHPTDPEADEILSKKGVVILPDIYANSGGVTVSYFEWVQNIQGFMWDEEKVNNELKKYMNRGFKDMKEMCKTHNCDLRMGAFTLGVNRVARATVLRGWEA; via the exons ATGAATGCTTTAGTGGCAACAAACAGAAATTTCAAGCTTGCAGCAAGGCTGCTGGGTTTAGACTCCAAACTTGAGAAGAGTTTGCTTATTCCTTTCAGAGAAATTAAg GTTGAATGTACTATACCTAAAGATGATGGGACATTGGCATCTTTTGTTGGGTTCAGGGTGCAACATGATAATGCTAGAGGTCCCATGAAAGGAGGAATCAGATATCACCCTGAG GTTGATCCAGATGAGGTGAATGCATTAGCACAGCTGATGACATGGAAGACAGCAGTAGCAAATATCCCATACGGAGGTGCCAAAGGTGGAATTGGATGCAATCCAGGTGATTTATCCATATCTGAGCTTGAAAGACTCACTAGAGTTTTCACTCAGAAGATACATGATCTTATTGGAATTCACATTGATGTTCCTGCTCCTGATATGGGCACTGGTCCTCAG ACCATGGCTTGGATATTAGACGAATACTCGAAATTTCATGGACATTCGCCTGCTGTTGTCACCGGAAAGCCTATT GATCTTGGTGGATCTCTAGGAAGAGATGCTGCTACTGGCAGAGGAGTTCTATTTGCAATACAAGCCTTGCTTAATGAGCACGGAAAATCCATATCCGGACAACGCTTTGTCATACAG GGTTTCGGCAATGTCGGTTCGTGGGCTGCTCAGCTGATACATGAGCAAGGTGGGAAGGTTGTTGCTGTTAGTGACATAACTGGGGCTATAAGGAACAAAAATGGCATTGATATTACAAGGCTACTCAAACATACCAAGGAACAAAAGGGCGTAAAAGGATTCGATAACGCGGATTCTATCGATCCTAGTTCGATATTAGTCGAGGATTGTGATGTTCTTATTCCTGCAGCACTTGGTGGTGTCATCAACAG GGATAATGCAAATGATGTAAAAGCCAAATTCATCATTGAAGCAGCTAACCATCCGACGGATCCAGAGGCGGACGAG ATTTTATCTAAAAAAGGAGTTGTTATACTTCCGGACATATATGCAAATTCGGGGGGAGTGACCGTAAGTTACTTTGAGTGGGTGCAGAACATTCAAGGATTCATGTGGGATGAAGAGAAAGTGAATAATGAACTTAAAAAATACATGAACAGAGGTTTCAAAGACATGAAAGAGATGTGCAAGACGCATAATTGCGATCTCCGAATGGGGGCTTTTACGCTAGGAGTTAACCGAGTTGCGAGAGCTACGGTTCTTAGAGGCTGGGAAGCTTGA